From a region of the Nothobranchius furzeri strain GRZ-AD chromosome 12, NfurGRZ-RIMD1, whole genome shotgun sequence genome:
- the cyp17a1 gene encoding steroid 17-alpha-hydroxylase/17,20 lyase: MAWFWCLLVFIVVGLIVFLWQLKVKHSLQEPPHLPALPLIGSLLSLRSPRTPHVLFKDLQKKYGQTYSLMMGSHRVIIVNQHAHAKEVLLKKGKTFAGRPRTVTTDILTRDGKDIAFGDYSAAWKFHRKIVHGALCMFGEGSASLERIICAEAQSLCSILSEAAAVGLAMDLSPELTRAVTNVVCSLCFNSSYSRGDPEFEDMLCYSQGIVDTVAKDSLVDIFPWLQIFPNADLNLLKQCVAVRDQLLQKKYKEHKADYSDHVQRDLLDALLRAQRSAENNNTTEISAESVGLSDDHILMTVGDIFGAGVETTTTVLKWAVTYLIHHPEVQRRIQEELDTKIGLDRSPQLKDRGSLPYLEATIREVLRIRPVAPLLIPHVALTDTRIGDFKVRKGTRVIINLWSLHHDEKEWDHPELFDPGRFLNNDGTGLMSPSSSYLPFGAGIRVCLGEALAKMELFLFLSWILQRFTLSVPPNQSLPSLEGKFGVVLQPVKYKVKTTPRQGWERPKGQA, translated from the exons ATGGCCTGGTTTTGGTGCCTGTTGGTTTTCATAGTCGTAGGCCTGATCGTCTTCTTGTGGCAGCTGAAAGTCAAGCACAGCCTCCAGGAGCCTCCCCACCTCCCAGCACTCCCTCTGATCGGCAGTCTGCTGAGTCTGCGAAGCCCACGCACTCCTCATGTGCTTTTCAAAGATCTGCAGAAAAAGTATGGCCAGACATACTCTCTGATGATGGGCTCCCACAGAGTTATCATCGTCAACCAGCATGCACACGCCAAAGAAGTCCTGCTGAAGAAGGGGAAGACCTTCGCAGGGAGACCCAGAACT GTGACCACGGACATCCTGACCAGAGATGGGAAAGACATTGCATTTGGAGACTACAGTGCTGCCTGGAAGTTCCACAGAAAAATAGTGCATGGAGCCCTTTGCATGTTTGGAGAAGGTTCTGCCTCCCTAGAGAGGATCA TCTGTGCAGAGGCCCAGTCTCTGTGCTCCATTCTCTCTGAGGCAGCAGCTGTTGGGCTGGCCATGGACCTGTCGCCTGAGCTGACCCGGGCGGTCACTAATGTGGTCTGCTCCCTCTGCTTCAACTCATCCTACAGCCGTGGGGACCCAGAGTTTGAAGACATGTTGTGCTACAGTCAGGGAATCGTGGACACAGTGGCTAAAGACAGCCTTGTGGACATCTTCCCCTGGTTACAG ATATTTCCCAATGCAGATCTGAATCTTCTGAAGCAGTGTGTTGCTGTTAGAGACCAACTTCTGCAGAAGAAGTACAAAGAGCACAAG GCAGATTACAGTGATCATGTGCAGAGGGACCTGCTGGATGCTCTGCTGAGAGCTCAGCGAAGCGCAGAGAACAACAACACAACAGAAATCAGCGCTGAGTCAGTGGGCCTGAGCGATGACCACATCCTCATGACCGTAGGAGACATCTTTGGGGCCGGCGTAGAAACCACCACCACTGTGCTGAAATGGGCCGTCACCTACTTGATCCATCATCCAGAG GTTCAGAGGCGTATCCAGGAGGAGCTGGACACTAAGATCGGGCTGGACCGGTCCCCTCAGCTCAAGGACAGAGGGAGTCTTCCCTACCTGGAGGCCACCATCAGGGAGGTGCTGCGGATCCGTCCCGTAGCTCCTCTGCTCATTCCACATGTAGCTCTGACTGATACCAG GATCGGGGATTTCAAAGTAAGGAAAGGAACTCGAGTCATTATTAACCTCTGGTCTTTGCATCATGATGAAAAGGAATGGGACCACCCTGAGCTCTTTGACCCAG GTCGGTTTCTGAACAACGATGGTACGGGTCTGATGAGCCCGTCATCCAGCTACCTCCCATTTGGTGCCGGGATTCGAGTGTGTTTGGGAGAGGCTTTGGCCAAAATGGAGCTCTTTCTTTTCTTGTCCTGGATCCTACAGCGGTTCACTCTCTCTGTGCCACCAAACCAAAGTCTTCCCAGTCTGGAGGGCAAGTTTGGCGTAGTCCTCCAGCCGGTCAAGTACAAAGTGAAAACTACACCCAGACAGGGCTGGGAGCGACCCAAAGGCCAGGCGTGA
- the borcs7 gene encoding BLOC-1-related complex subunit 7: MASAESQTRFGQSVKGLLSDKVGSCSGDVIALTRQVLKGSRSQELLGQAARNMVLQEDAILHSEDSLRKMSIITTHLQYQQEAIQKNVEHSRNLQEQLTHLLK, encoded by the exons ATGGCGTCGGCTGAGTCACAGACGAGGTTCGGTCAGTCTGTCAAAGGGTTGTTATCCGACAAAGTGGGCTCGTGCAGCGGGGACGTGATCGCGCTGACCCGACAGGTGCTGAAGGGGTCCCGCAGCCAGGAG CTTCTTGGTCAAGCAGCGAGGAACATGGTCCTCCAAGAGGATGCCATTTTACACTCTGAAGAT AGTCTGAGGAAGATGTCCATCATCACCACTCACCTACAGTATCA gcaGGAAGCCATCCAGAAGAA TGTGGAGCATTCTAGAAACCTCCAGGAGCAGCTGACGCACCTGCTGAAGTGA